ataactCTCGAATACTATAAATATGGGAAAGCAATTGAGAACCAAAATGTAAAAAACAGAGAATGAGTGGAGTAAAAGTTATTTTGCTTACACTAATTTGAGTGGAGGAGAGTCTTACATTTTTTTTATATGGATGGTCAAGTCAAGTGAACTAAAGTGGGTGGACGGAACGTTGTCGATCAGAACCTAAAGTCGAAGCTGATCATATCATAGGTAAGCAGTAAGCTCCTGCGCTCTTTAAGTAATACACTACTTTTTCTAAATGGAAAAGGCAGATGAATTTGTTTGATTAAATATAAAAATGGTAGATTATTAGATCTGGACTGCACTAACTATAACACGAAAGATTAGTACTAGGAAGGTGGCCGGCTGAAAACACTAGGAAAGCAGCACAAATTGAAGTTTTAATCCTTAATAGTACATTGTAAAGGAATCTAATACATAATATAAACACATTTATTCATGAATACCGCCATTATCcaataattaaaacaaaagagAGAACCATAATTAAATCATTCTATAATAATTTTCTTATTACATCTCATTTTCTCAAAACCAACAGTAGTttctatccaaaaatctcaatcaaGAATGGCGGACTGGATTGTGACTCCCACTGTTGAGATCATCAAGTGTTTTGTATCTCCAATTAAGCTTCATGTTGGGTACTTTGTTCAACATGAGCAAAAGTTTGCAAAGCTTAAGACCAAAGTCCAAAATTTGAGTGTATTAAGATCAGATTTGCAACTTAAAGTTGATGCAGCCAAGAGAAATCTTGAAACAGTTTATCAACTTGTGGATGATTGGTTTGCACAAGTCGATACAGAAGTTGCACGATATGAAACACTAGAGGCGTTAGTGAATGGTCAAGATCttgatcaaatcaaaaatattaatcgtCGCTATGGCGTTGGTAAAATGAtaagagaaaaaacaaaaatcattgaTTTACTTATTCACCAAGGAAGGAATTTTTCAAGTGTTTCTCCAGGTGCAGGTTCACTTCATGGTGTAGATTTTCTTCCGAAAGATCCAGATTTTGAGTCATTTCCATCAAGACAGTCTGTTACAGATGAAGTCATGAAAGCGCTAAGCAACGACGAGATGACGTTGTTTGGGGTATATGGAATGGGTGGAATTGGAAAGACTATGTTGATTAATCAAATTTGTAACCAGGTTAAAGATGATAGACTTTTTGAGGTGGTCGTAATAGTAACTGTATCTCAGAATGTGGAATTGAAAAAGATACAAGCTAAGATAGCAGATGTGTTAGAGTTTGAAGCGATCAAACAAATCGAGGATGTGACCACAAGAGCATCGGTTTTATCAGCACGGTTGATGAGGGAACAAAGCGTACTCATTGTCTTAGATGATCTGTGGACGGAGGATTTCAACTTACACCATGTGGGCATACCTTATGGACAAAACAAAGGCTTGAAAGTTGTTGTCACTACAAGAATCCTTAAAAACTTTTGTGGTTCTCATAAATTTCAAGAGAGCTTTGAGGTGAAGACCATAAAAGAGGATGAATCATGGGATTTATTCATGAAGAACGTTGGTGATGTTCCAGATTCTGCTGTGGCCAGGGAGATCGTCAAGGAGTGCAATGGTTTGCCAATAGCACTTGTTGTGCTTGGCAGGGcattgagaaacaaagacacTCTAGTATGGGAAGATACCGCTCTTCAACTAAAGGATTCTCACATCGAAGAAATCGAAGGTATGAATTCCAAAGTTTTCTGCTCAATAAAATTGAGTTATGATTTCCTCAAGAATGATATAGAGAAAAGATGTTTCCTGCTTTGTTGCTTATTCCCAGAAGATTATAAAATAGCTGTGACTAATGAATTGATGATGTACTTTATCTGTGATACTCATTTGCATGGACCGACTAATCTAAAGAAAGTCAGGGGCAGATTGCACACAGTACTGCAATTACTTACTGATTCATGTTTATTATTGCGCGATGAAAAAAAATCCCTTGTGTGGATGCATGATATTATTCGTGATGTGGCGATCTCAATTGCTTCGAAaaaggaccatggtttttttgtagAAGCTGGCAAGGGGTTAACTGAGTGGCCATCCAGAAATACTCACTTCGCACGACTATCACTAATGAGAAATTCAATCACCGGACTCCCTGACCAACCTGAAGTTCCTCATTTATTGAGCCTGTCTTTGGAAGGAAATAAGACATTGAAGGACATTCCAGATCGTTTCTTTCAAGGTATGAAGCAAATGGAAACTCTTGATTTGCGCTCAATTGGTATATCTAAGTTACCATCTTCGCTTTCATCACTTGTAAGTCTCCGCACACTTTATCTAGAACATTGTGTTTTTGATCCTTCAACTGATATATCTCTAGTTGGGCATTTAAAGAAACTTGTAATTCTTAGTCTACAAGATTGTAATTTGGAACATCTGCCACATAAAATAGTCGAATTAACTGGTTTGAAGTCGTTAAATTTGTCACACAACAAGTCACTGCAAGTTCCACCAAATATTATCTCGAGGTTGTCTCAGTTGGAAGAGTTATACATGAAGGAAAGCTTCAGCGGATGGGAAATCGAAGGGTGGCAAAATGAAATGAAAGCTAGTTTAGAAGAGCTAATATTTCTATTAAAGAAAGGTACATTAACTACTCTACACTTCAGTTTAGATAAGAGTCGTCGTGAGCTTCATTCCGAGGAGGATGGATTAAGTAGAATCCGTTTGGATGTAACTTTTGGCCAGAGAACAGGGTTAGACTATAGGTCTTGTCAcaatttccttgatcttatggTTTCGCCTCCAATTTGTCAAATCATTATGGTGTTGTTGGAAAGAGTTGAGACGCTAAAAGTAAAAAAGAGCAACGATCTGAAGAGCATGGCACAAATTGTTCCAACTCATGTTGGATTCAAAAATATGAAATCTCTCGGTATTGAAGAATGCAATGGCATGGAATTTCTGATGAGGGTACAGGAAGTAGGGGTTGCAAGAAACACTTTCAGCGCTTTGGAAGATTTAGTCATTCGTTCAATGGATAATTTGAAGCAACTATTTGATGGAGCTATACCGATAGGATTCATTGATAAATTAAAAGAGTTGACCATAAACAAGTGCAACAACATGGTCAATATTTTCGACTCAAATTTGTTCAAACGGGTACCGAATTTAGTTGAAATTAGAATAGAAGGTTGTAATATGCTAAGGGAAATATTTAACTCAGAAAAAGCAGCTGAACCTATTTCTGGAGAGGCAAGTAATAATGTCACTACATTTTTCAAACTAAAAAAGATATGCTTGCAGCGCTTGCCATCTCTGGAGATTATATGGAAAGGTGTCACTCCAAATGGAGCTGGGTTTGACAATCTTCTAATACTTGAGCTTTATGGTTGTGACAGAATTAATCATCTATTCTCTCTAGACATTGCACCACAGCTTCGACAGCTAGAGGAACTCAACATTCAATATTGTCAAAGTATGGTTACACTAATTGCGCCAGAGGAAAGCGTGGTAGGATGCTCATCGACTGCTTTAACTCCTGAAGTGGGATTCTTTCCTAAGCTAAAGAAGCTAATCATTGAAACCTGTGAGAACTTTGAGCAATTATGGGTTGCTATAAATCTTGCAAATTCTGATAAGAACCCAGTTCTACTTCCGGAATTGATTAAGCTAGAACTGAAGGATTTGCCAGAGCTTAGTGATTTGCATCAAGGGTCAACCAGTCTGGAATGCCCTTGTTTACAACATTTGGAAGTAGTTGATTGTGAAAATTTGAAGAGGATTTGTTTGTCGCATCAAAGAACACCAAAGCTAGAAAAGATTGTGGGGAATGACGAGACGTGGTTTGAAAACATTGAATGGGAAAGTCCAGGTGACAAACAACATATGCATCACCTTTTCTCAGGTATATATTCTTTTcacatatttttttctttctgaaattAAGTTACTGGCATAACTATATATAAATCCTTGCCTTGTGTGTGTGAATTTGCGTTTGATCCAAtctcaaaatttcaaatcctgcaGCATTATGGtgaattaagaagaagaaaaaaagaagaagaagcattaTGAAGGAAAATGTGAGATTTAGGTGGTGGTCAAAGAGGTGACTTTAAAGTATAGGGAGGGAGAGAATTCAATGAGAAaagagacttttttttttctaagatcAGAAGTAAATTTTGGACTAgtgaaaccaaagttttcaaatttgtaatttttgttttgtcGTTTTCATATATTGATCTGATGGGCGGATAATTTTTAGCTCCTAACCTCCAAGTTCTAACTTCTGATGTGTTGGAAACTTAATATAAACTTCGGAGATATTGTGTTACTCTTACACTCCCAAAAACTCTGAATCTTATTACTCACTTCTTACTTCGTTACAATTACAAATGAATGTATCACTGCCTATTTGTAGGCACTACAAGACCACTCTAGTTCTCTCTAGAATTTTCTTAACATAAACTAATCGACTGACCACCACTTGAGTACACATTATGTAGTTGCAAGTTTCCTCACAACCACATTCCACTATAACTATAATCAATATTAGGTAATCGTCATTAAACTCTTCATTGATTATCAAGATTTAAGTCGGTTTACAAGATGGATATAAGTATTATAACAATCTTACTTGTtcctagatttactttctctctcctgatttCTTATCTAACACTCACTAAAAGAATCACCCTACAAGTAATAACCTCTCCTCTttatataagatcttacatagtggatgacagctaagagatcctttatttttggaatctctATGCGATACACTCGCTCCTGTACAATCACTCGTTCTCGCACAGACCAtacttcgcacagatcttcacactttactcataacattgctgacatcatccattACGTCATCTCAACCTTGCTCTGTGCGATCTCCCTCGTTTAAGTTATATAGTCTTCACTTCGCATACTTACTAACATATGCGATATCTCACTCCTACAttctgcctcttctcatttctCTTATTCTACagggtgagcgatatgagaaactccCACCCTATATTATCGCATATGCTTGTCTTTTCACATTTTGCTTTGCCGACAAAatgggttcttgttttgattaggttttcctttcctttggttctggtcagatttcatcggttttttcttaggtttcaaaatcggttgagtctgattcttattattggaaacgataagaatctcttcctttctgtcttgttttcgtgcttcctcttcaaccctgagcttaacaatcaaactttcaagagaaaattccttaGTTTTATGACGCAAAGCATTACGAAAGCCTTTCCAAGATGGgggtaatttatcaatcaatacatatacttgaaattgttcatcagttttcataccttccgtcataatttcatgagctattttctgaagttcatgagcctgagcaacgactgatttttcatccaccatttgatatctcaggtagcgacttacaacatatttcttcgatccggcttcttcagtatcatatttcttctgtaaggcatcccacacatctttaacAGTATCAAATGTGGAGTAATATTCATATAGATCGTCAGACAAAGCATTCGGAATATAGTTTTTACAATCAAAGTCAgtatcaatccatttttcataggctttttgtttttcttcagcagtttgggtcacaacaagttcttcagttggttgaggagttgcaCTTGTTGCGGTCGGAGATGCTTTTTCTGCAGCTTCTGCATCTTGTGGATCAGCTGGTTTGATGGAGGTCACCATCATGTgaaacttcatcagtttgaggtagaaaaacaactttagcttccatcttctgaagtgaagtccttcaaacttgaacggcttgttgatatcagcaactgttttcttttcagattccatggcagAAAGATTCTTCCTAAAATTattggaacaattgccgatttcacacctgcaaaacagAGATTAAGACACGAAACAAAGTGACGGTTGAGTCaagaccaggtcgctctctttaggacgtttcgtggctctgccttgaatttTGTGCAAGGAGTTCTTTTCCGGTACAACGCCCCCAGGATAAAgcagccgagaaaaactctctttcgatctctcacgcacacaatGAGAAGTCGATCACTTTTACTCTCTCTATTCTTGCTCGGTAttttttggtctcttgattctcagAAAAACAATAGTGTAAAAACTTGTATCTTCTTTCTGTTCTCAAAATTGTTTTTATAACCAGTCTGTCAATGCAGATTAATGGAGAATAAATTGGATTAATTGCTGCAATTAAAATTTCATTCGAAACAGTCGAAAAACGGGCAAATAAATCATGCCATAATTAGCgcaattaaaacataattaagtgcGGTAAAAACTGtttgaaaaaatcttttaaaaacagcaaaaatacTTCTGACGTATTCGTTCATGTTCTCTTATAGGTATTTCGTACTCCACAGAAAGGTTGGGGTGTGAGATCAAGGGATCCAATTCCTGAAGGCGCGTATTTGGGCGAGTATGTGGGGGTGATCAGGAGGGATAAGGATGCAGATAAAGAACTGGGGAATGAGTACCTCTTTGATATCGATCGATCACAGAAGAATAGGAAAAGAAAGGTACTACACTCTTATATCCTAATCACCAATGAGTTTTGTGTTGTTTGATAGTTTTACTTCGACTTGACAATTCTGGATAAGCCAATATTCCTAATTAGTTTATAtataactgatttttttttttttgtcatttcagaaggccaagttttgtatagatggggaaaaaattgGAAATTTTGTTCGGTTCATCAACCGTTCTTGTGAACGAATCTATTTGTACAAGCTGTTCTAAGTGATCACCGTGAAATCAACTTTGCACGGATCGTATTGGTTGCTAATAGGAATATACCTGCTATGGAGGTAAATACTGTTATATTGCTTTCCCCGAACACTAAAGAGCTTCTTAAGATTTAGAGCATCTATTGGATATAAATCATGTCACATGTTCAATGCATGCAGGAGCTGACGTATGATTATGGCTATAAACTCAATAGTGTGAAAGTGAATGGAAAAATTAAAGAAGATGGATTGCCATTGTAGAGCCAAAAAAATGCCGAAAGCGCCTGATGTAAGGCTCTTCAACAATTTCCTGCTCTAAATTATCCATGGTCATACTAAGAGCTAAATTCTATATCTAGCTGGAGTTGATGCTCTATTTTAAATGACTGTCTTTTCCTCTTGAGATAGATTTCTTTTACTCGGTTACAATTCTTAAGTAGAGATTTTAATGGCTTGGCAGACAAAGCTGCAAAGCATAGTAAGATTCACAATGTAGTGGGAGAATGGAATGGGGATTCACTCCctcaatttgttcaaactctgtAATCTCATTCCTTTCTTATAAATCATTTTTTTCtagcaaaaagaagaaaacaaaaacagcTTTAGGATATTTAAATTTTCGAGTGATTCAGACTATACTCTTCCATTCACAGCAAAGTAGGCTCATTATTACATATCATTAGTACATAATATAAGACTTCAGTTTGATAAACAAAAAATGCAACCAAAAAATTATTCATCTAGAAACAAAATTGAACAGAAACATAAACTGCTAAACCTATGCAGTTATGTACTTGAGAAGCGCAGCACGAACTCTCTCCATGAAAAATGCAGCTTCTTTCTGGTCACTTAAATGTGCAGTAGCGATATTTTCATCAAGAAGTGCTAATAAAGATTTATTAATCTCATTAGCTTCAACCATCTCTAACAAAGTCGCTTTTACGTCAGTGGATCTCAATATTTTTCCTAGTGAATTTTTTGTTGTAATCATTTCTGCTTGCAATTTGTCATAAGCTTCCGTACCTTCCATTAGAACTTTCTCCATTGCTTCTAGCTCAACTAGTCTATCTTCCATAGCTTGAGTCCTCGAAACAGCAAACCGCAACTGACCAAGCTCAAACTTCAAATGAGCAAAAAACTCTTTGTTTAGCCGAGGCCTTAGTCTTGCAATCTCGAATTCAAGTTCTCTAGCTTCTGTATCTAGGAAATACTCAACTAATTGTTCGATGCTGTCCGGAACTACACGAGCCTGGAGAGAAAATGGTTGGAAAAATTAGTCGGGGAAAGCCAATAACAAATTGAAGCATACAAACACTACAGAATTGAGTCTCTGACACGTTTATTACCTGACGAGCAGCATGACGCCGTTCAATTTCTTCACGAACTTGACGTTCGTAAGCTTCACGAGCATCGGAATCTTTCTCAAGTTTCGACTGGAAATCTTTTCTAGCAAAATGACCTGTTTGTGGAGGACCGAGAATTCCCTCTGGATCCCATGCCACAGTGCAGGAAATTCTTGGTCTAGG
This Papaver somniferum cultivar HN1 unplaced genomic scaffold, ASM357369v1 unplaced-scaffold_84, whole genome shotgun sequence DNA region includes the following protein-coding sequences:
- the LOC113345914 gene encoding probable disease resistance protein At5g63020, whose product is MADWIVTPTVEIIKCFVSPIKLHVGYFVQHEQKFAKLKTKVQNLSVLRSDLQLKVDAAKRNLETVYQLVDDWFAQVDTEVARYETLEALVNGQDLDQIKNINRRYGVGKMIREKTKIIDLLIHQGRNFSSVSPGAGSLHGVDFLPKDPDFESFPSRQSVTDEVMKALSNDEMTLFGVYGMGGIGKTMLINQICNQVKDDRLFEVVVIVTVSQNVELKKIQAKIADVLEFEAIKQIEDVTTRASVLSARLMREQSVLIVLDDLWTEDFNLHHVGIPYGQNKGLKVVVTTRILKNFCGSHKFQESFEVKTIKEDESWDLFMKNVGDVPDSAVAREIVKECNGLPIALVVLGRALRNKDTLVWEDTALQLKDSHIEEIEGMNSKVFCSIKLSYDFLKNDIEKRCFLLCCLFPEDYKIAVTNELMMYFICDTHLHGPTNLKKVRGRLHTVLQLLTDSCLLLRDEKKSLVWMHDIIRDVAISIASKKDHGFFVEAGKGLTEWPSRNTHFARLSLMRNSITGLPDQPEVPHLLSLSLEGNKTLKDIPDRFFQGMKQMETLDLRSIGISKLPSSLSSLVSLRTLYLEHCVFDPSTDISLVGHLKKLVILSLQDCNLEHLPHKIVELTGLKSLNLSHNKSLQVPPNIISRLSQLEELYMKESFSGWEIEGWQNEMKASLEELIFLLKKGTLTTLHFSLDKSRRELHSEEDGLSRIRLDVTFGQRTGLDYRSCHNFLDLMVSPPICQIIMVLLERVETLKVKKSNDLKSMAQIVPTHVGFKNMKSLGIEECNGMEFLMRVQEVGVARNTFSALEDLVIRSMDNLKQLFDGAIPIGFIDKLKELTINKCNNMVNIFDSNLFKRVPNLVEIRIEGCNMLREIFNSEKAAEPISGEASNNVTTFFKLKKICLQRLPSLEIIWKGVTPNGAGFDNLLILELYGCDRINHLFSLDIAPQLRQLEELNIQYCQSMVTLIAPEESVVGCSSTALTPEVGFFPKLKKLIIETCENFEQLWVAINLANSDKNPVLLPELIKLELKDLPELSDLHQGSTSLECPCLQHLEVVDCENLKRICLSHQRTPKLEKIVGNDETWFENIEWESPGDKQHMHHLFSALW
- the LOC113345816 gene encoding uncharacterized protein LOC113345816, which encodes MAALGNIASLRLFSSSKSATTRSRRTTTVSSPRPRISCTVAWDPEGILGPPQTGHFARKDFQSKLEKDSDAREAYERQVREEIERRHAARQARVVPDSIEQLVEYFLDTEARELEFEIARLRPRLNKEFFAHLKFELGQLRFAVSRTQAMEDRLVELEAMEKVLMEGTEAYDKLQAEMITTKNSLGKILRSTDVKATLLEMVEANEINKSLLALLDENIATAHLSDQKEAAFFMERVRAALLKYITA